In Mycolicibacterium lutetiense, the sequence GACAGCGGGTTGTTCTGGTCCATGAACTGCGACAGCTGGCTGGTGCCGAAGAACTCCTTGATCGCCGCCACAACGGGACGGATGTTGATCAGGGTCTGCGGCGTGATCGCCTCGACGTCCTGGGTCGTCATGCGCTCACGCACGACACGCTCCATACGCGACAGGCCGACCCGGATCTGGTTCTGGATCAGCTCACCGACGGTGCGCAGACGACGGTTACCGAAGTGGTCGATGTCGTCCACCTCGACCGGCACTTCGACGCCCCCGGGCACCGTCATGCTGGTCTGGCCCTCGTGCAGGCGCACCAGGTACTCGATGGTGGCGACGACGTCTTCCTCGGTGAGGGTCGACGACGTGATCGGCTGGCCTGCGTTCAGGCCCAGCTTCTTGTTGACCTTGTAGCGACCCACGCGGGCCAGGTCGTAGCGCTTCTCCTTGAAGAACAGGTTCTCCAGCAGGGTCTGCGCGGACTCCTTGGTCGGCGGCTCGCCCGGACGCAGCTTGCGGTAGATGTCGAGCAGCGCCTCGTCGGGACCAGCGGTGCTGTCCTTCTCGAGGGTGCCCATCATGATCTCGGAGAAGCCGAAGCGCTCCACGATCTGCTCGCTCGTCCAGCCCAGCGCCTTGAGGAGCACGGTGACCGGCTGACGACGCTTGCGGTCGATGCGGACACCGACTGTGTCGCGCTTGTCGACGTCGAACTCCAGCCACGCACCGCGGCCGGGGATCACCTTGACGCTGTGCAGCGTCTTCTCGGTGGACTTGTCGATGCTGTCGTCGAAGTACACACCGGGCGAGCGCACCAGCTGGGACACCACGACACGCTCGGTGCCGTTGATGATGAAGGTGCCCTTCTCGGTCATCATCGGGAAGTCACCCATGAAGACCGTCTGGCTCTTGATCTCACCGGTGTTGTTGTTGATGAACTCGGCCGTGACGAACAGCGGCGCCGCGTACGTCATGTCCTTGTCTTTGCACTCGTCCACCGGTGCTTTGACCTCGTCAAAGCGCGGATCGGAGAAGCTCAGCGACATCGAGCCCGAGAAATCCTCGATCGGCGAGAGCTCTTCGAGCACCTCTTCGAGGCCGCCCTTGGGGGCGGTCTCGCCGCGATCGACGGCCTTCTGACGCCATCCGTCCGCTCCGACGAGCCAATCGAAGGAGTCTGTCTGAACGTCGAGTAGCCCCGGAACCTCAAGTGGTTCACGGAGCTTGGCAAATGAAACTCGGTTCGGTGCTCCTGGGACGGAGTTATTGGTGTTAGCGTTCGCTGTGCTCTGGCTAGAGACTGCCAAGATGCATCCTTCCAGCACCTCATGCGACTTTTGAAAAGGCCAGCAAGAGCCGTCCTTCTTGGCCGCGATTCTGCGTCGGTTCGGCTGGCTTTGACCTGCCCGGAACCTCAAACGCACGGCACGGGACTAGATGCTGAGCAACGCTCAGGCTAGAACTTTATGTGCAGATCAGGTGAGGGTAGGCAGGGTGCAGCCAGCGCAACGTCCAACGATAGCGCACGTCCGCCATTTATTCAACGAGCATCCCTCGGCACCACACCACCACTGCATGAATCGGGTCACCCGGCGCTGGCTGGCGTCCACTAAACCCTTCACACATGCTGCCCAACAGATTGGCCTGTCTCTGGCCGTCCGTCAAGAGGTGACGCGCGGTTCGGTGCGGCCGGACTCTCCCCACAACACGTTCGCCGCACCTGCTGTTTGCACTGTCTGCGAATACACGTCAGGCCGGACCCTTGGGCCCGGCCTGACGTGATGAAACTCAGCTCTGTTGAGGAACCTCGATGACCCCGGTCGGGTCGTCGTCCCCGACCGGGCGCTGGTGGCGCGCCGTCGGCTCGTCTCCGAACTCGTGCACCGCGTACTTGTGGGTGCCCTCGAGGTCGTCGAGGATCGCGGCCTGTGCAGCGGGCGGCAGGGTGTGCAGGATCTCGCGTACCCGGGCCTGACGGCGGCCCACGGCCTTGCGCTCGGGCATACCCGGGGTCGCCATCAACTGCGGCGGCACACCCTCGATCTCCTCGACACCACCGTCATGCTGGCCGGCCTCCATCATGGCCTGCTCAGCGGCCGCGGTGGCCTCGTCCTTCTCCTCCGACATACCGATCGGCCCGATCCGGCGACCGTTGAGGAACTGCTTGACGACGGGCTCCTCCGAGGTGAGCAGCACCTCGCGGGGGCCGAACATGACCAGCTGCTTGCGGAACAGCATGCCGATGTTGTCCGGCACGGTCCGGGCGATGTTGATGTTGTGCGTCACGATCAGCACTGTGGCGTCGATCTGCGCGTTGATGTCGATCAGCAGCTGGGACAGGTACGCGGTACGCACCGGGTCCAGACCGGAGTCCGGCTCGTCGCACAGGATGATCTTGGGGTCGAGCACCAGGGCCCGAGCCAGGCCGGCGCGCTTGCGCATACCGCCGGAGATCTCGCCGGGGAACTTGTGCCCGTCATTGGGCATACCCACCAGGTCGAGCTTCTCCATGACGATGTTGCGGATCTCGCTCTCGCTCTTCTTCGTGTGCTCACGCAACGGGAAGGCGGTGTTGTCATAGATGTTCATCGAGCCGAACAGCGCGCCGTCCTGGAACAGCACACCGAACAGCGTGCGGATCTCGTAGAGCTCCTTGGCCGAACACTCAAGGATGTTGGTGCCGTCGATGACGATGGAGCCGCGCTCTGGGCGCAGCAAGCCGATCAGAGACTTCAAGAACACCGATTTGCCGGTACCCGACGGGCCCAGCAGCACGCTGACCTCGCCCTCGGGAACCGTCAGCGTGACATCCTCCCAAATCTTTGACGATCCAAAAGATTTGCTCAGTCCCGTCACGTCGATCTGGACGCCCATCAAAGATCCTTCCGCCTGCGGCTCACCCAACCACCTGCTGCGGCCTGTGGCTTGAGTCACCATAGCGCACGGCGCATCGCACACACAGGCATGTCTCCCAATATTCGGGAGTACCCGTGCTGCCGCCGGATCAATCGTGCCCATGCAAGCAAAGAACCCCCGAATCCCTGGGGATTCGGGGGTTCTTGCGGTCCAGGTATGGACTACTTGACGGTGACGCTGGCGCCGGCAGCCTCGAGCTTGCTCTTGGCGTCCTCGGCGGCCTCCTTGGTGACCTTCTCCAGCAGCGGCTTGGGAGCGCCGTCGACCAGATCCTTGGCTTCCTTCAGGCCCAGGCCGGAGACGATCTCGCGGACGACCTTGATGACGCCGATCTTCTTCTCGCCGGCACCCTCGAGGATGACGTCGAACTCCGACTGCTCCTCGGCGGCCTCGGCGGCGGCGGGGGCGCCACCGGCGGCGGCAACGGCGACCGGAGCGGCGGCGGTGACCTCGAAGACCTCTTCGAACTGCTTCACGAACTCAGAGAGCTCCAGCAGGGTCATTTCCTTGAAAGCGTCGAGCAGTTCGTCGGTGGACAGCTTGGCCATGTTTATGGTCCTTCCTGATTTTTCTTACAGATGGGGGGTGGTTTGTGCGGTTGCGATTGCGCAGTTCAAGCGGCGAGTGAAGCGGAAGCTTCTACGCGGCCTCTTCGCCGGCCTTCTTCTCCTGCAGCGCCGCCGCGAGGCGGGCCATCTGAGAAGCGGGCGCGTTGAACAGACCTGCGGCCTTGGACAGGTTGCCCTTCATGGCACCTGCCAGCTTGGCGAGCAGAACCTCGCGCGACTCGAGGTCAGCGATCTTCTCGACCTCGGACACAGACAGCGCCTTGCCGTCCATGTAGCCGCCCTTGATGACGAGCGCCTTGTTGTCCTTGGCGAACTTCTTGATCGCCTTGGCGGCGTCAACGGGCTCACCCTGGACGAACGCGATCGCCGTGGGACCGGCGAACAGCTCGTCGAGACCTTCAATGCCAGCTTCAGACGCGGCGCGCTTCACCAGAGTGTTCTTGGCGACGGTGTACGTGGCGGAGTCGCCGAGGGAACGACGCAGCTCAGCCAGGTTCGCCACAGTCAGCCCGCGGTACTCGGTGACGACGGTGGCCGTCGACGCCTTGAACTGCTCAGCAATGTCGGCAACCGCCGTGGCTTTATCAGCCTTGGCCATGCATGCCTCCTTGTGGTGGGTATCGGGCGTTCCGCCTCGAACCGCCAACCGGCCTGTTTCAGGTCCGGAAATGACGAACGCCCCGACGCATAAGGTCGGGGCGCAGATATACCCAGCACGAAAACTGGTCTAGCCTCGTCCTCCTGCGTGGGCCGCCCGGATACTTCCGGGGCCTTCAACCGATTGCTCGGTGACCGACGGTCTTCGGTGGAACTCGACCAGACTAGCCGAGCACCCACCGATCAGCCAAAACGCGGCCCCGTTTGCACCGCCGCGAATGCCGTACCTGCGCGGTCGGCCGCGGCGTCTTCAGCCCGCAACCACCAGCAGCACGAATGCCGCAGCCAGCAATCCGACCCGCAGCCAGTGCAGCCGGTCCCAGCGGCGGGCCAGTTCGTGGAACTGTTCGGCGTCCTCACCGGCATCGTCACATCCGCCGAATCCCGCCGCGACGCGGTTGTTGATCGGCACCAGTGTGGTGACGGACAGCAGCATGACCAGCCCCATCAGAACCACTGCGGTGATGAGCAGCGGCCCTGGGCTCCCCACTGCGGCGGCGATCAGCAACACGATGGCGCCGCCGTACCAGAACGGCATCGCCGTTCCGAGAATCCCTGCACCGGTGCCGCGGGCCTGCCGGTAGGCGGCATCGGGCAGCCGCTGCAGGATCGGGTTGGTGAATGCGGCGACGCCGAACTCGACGCCGAGAAGCGGTCCGGTGACGATGACGGCGAGCATCTGCACGATTTCTTCCATGCCATCTAGGCTGATCAGTATGCTGCCAGAAAACAAGGTACTGACAAATTAGTCAGCATCCGCGAAGGGTTTGAGCATGGCGGTTTCCAAGAAAGAGGTCGGCGACTGCCCGATCGACGCGACGTTGTCGGTCATCGACGGACGCTGGAAGGGCACCATCCTGTGGCGGCTGGCCGACGGGCCGATGCGCACCGCCGAACTGCGCCGCAGCATTCCCGACATCACCGAGCGGATGCTCATCCGCCATCTGCACGATCTGGTCGACGCCGGGATCATCGATCGCCATGACGCAGGCACGGTGCCGCCACGCGTGCACTATTCGATCTCCGAGTACGGGAAGACGTTGGCGCCGGTGCTGGGCGCGTTGTGCGAATGGGGCCGCACCCATATGGAGATCCAGAAACAGAAGCGTCAGCCGCGCGCCAGAGCCGCCGCACCCACCAGGCCGGCATCCCCACCGAGTTCGGCCGCGACGACCCGCAGCCCCCGCAGGAACTCCAGCCCGGCGTAGTCGGCGAGCGCCGCGCGCAGCGGGTCGAACAACAATGCCCCGGACTTGGCCACTCCCCCGCCGATCACCACCAGGTCCAGGTCGCAGACCGCGCCCACCGAGGCGATCATCGCCGCCACTGCCCGCGCGCCTCGATGAAATGCCTTGATGGCCAGCCCATCTCCTTGAGCTGCTGCCTCACCCAGCACCTTGGCGTCGGTGCCGGCCCACCCCTGCGTGCGGGCCCACCGCACCATGCTGGGCCCGGACGCGACGGTCTCGACGCAGCCATGCCCGCCACACGCACACGGGTCACCGCCGTCGGGGGCGACGACGACATGGCCGACGTGCCCGGCGTTGCCGGTGCGGCCGTCGTACGGGGCGCCGTCGAGCACCAGGCCACCGCCGACCCCGGTCGACACCACCATGCCGAGCAGGAACTGCGCGCCCCGGCCCGCACCGCACCACTGCTCGCCGAGCGCCATGCACAGCCCGTCACCACCGAGCCGGACCGGCAACCGAGTGGTGTCGGTAACCCGATCGACGATCGGGAAGTGCTGCCATTCAGCGATATTGATGGGGCTGACGGTGCCGTTGGGCAGGTCGATGGGTCCGGCGGAGGCGACGCCGACGCCGGTCGCCGCCCCGTCCGCGGTCTGCATGGTCTCGCCGAGCAGTTTCTCGACGACGGCCCACACCGTCTCGGCGTCGCCGTCCGGGGTCGGTAGTTGGGCCCGATGCACCAGTCGCCCCTCGGCGTCGACCAGGCCGGCGGCGATCTTGGTGCCGCCGATATCGAGCGCGAGGGTGAGAGTCACGGGCGCTCCTAGTGCTTGTGGGTGTTGTCCGGTTGACGGGGATCCCCGGGATGCTCGTACCCCGGTGCCAGTTCCACCAGGGCCGCGCACCGCGCGTCGAGCCACAGCCGGAACGCCTGCCTGCGTGAAGCCGACCGTAGATGCGCGGCTATCCGGTGGTGCACCTGATCCAGCGACGGCGCGACCGGCCGGCCGCGCCAGCCGTGCGGGCCCCCCGGTATCGGCGCGAACCGCAACGGGTTCCGCGCGTGATAGGCAATCACCTGCGCATCTGAGATATCGACCGCCGCAGTCACCTCCGCGAACACCGCACGGGCCAGCGGGGTACCCAGGGTGGCGGCGGCGACGCTGCCGATCTCCAGCCGGGCCGCGGTATCGGGCAGCACCTCGTCCTGGCCGGGTGCGCCGTGGCCGGACAGGCCGCGCGCGGCGGCCTCGTCGGCGACCACCCGTTCGGCGACCGCCAACTGGGTGAGCCAGCGGCGTAACTGGCGCCCTTCGCTGGTCCCGGGGCGTGGCAGCGCCGAGGCCCGGTTCCCCGCCCGTAGCGTGGCCTCCCGGTCGTCGATCTCCTTGATGAACACCGGTTTTCCGGCTACTCGTGCCGCATAGGTCACCGGGTTCATCGGACCGTCACCTTTACTGCCGGCGAATAGACCAGGCGTCCGGCACAACCCACCCGGATCAACGCCCACCACTCGCCCGACTCGACCCACGATGGGGGCGCGATGTCGAACCCGATCTCGGCGGTGCCCGACGCGGGTACCTCGACGCCGACCGCGGCCGGCCCCATCCACTCCCAGGTTCCCCATGGGCTGATCAGATGCGCCTCGGCGCTCAGGGCGGCGAGCGCATCGGTGCCGATCGTCATCGACAGTCGGGCGGTCTCACCGGCCGTGATGTCGACGGACTGCGGCTCGGACACCAGCTTGAGCACCTGGGCGCCACTGGGTTCACCGATCGTGAGGATGCAGACGTCCTCGACCACCTGCCGCCACGACGGCGGCAGCGCATCCGATCCGCTGCCGGTCACCGTGAGTTCGGCCCGCAACGGGTACAGCCCGGGCCCTGCTCCCGCCGGGACACTCAGGACCACATCGGTTTCCAGATATTCCCCGGGTGGCAACACGTAGGGCAACTCGGCGGGTTGCACCTCCCACCCCGGCGGGCCCGAAAGCCTGACCCGGCCGTGCAGTGCGGCATCGGTGCAGTCACTCGCCGCGGTCAATCGCACGACGACATCGGTACCGGGTTGCGCAGCAACGCTTTCCGGATGCAGGTACGCGACCGCAGGCAGGCCGCCGAGCGGCGCCGGACCGCGATTGTGCAGCCAGTACCGGGCGTAGAGCGGCTGTGCGGCCTCAGCTTCGGGCGCCAACGGCCGGTGCTCGCCCCGCAACACCTTCGGCAGGTTGAACTGAGCGGCGATGGTGGCGATCTGGTATCCGTGCAGACTCAGATCCGACGGCCGCTCCGGCGCAGGCTCTTCCAGAAGGTTCAGGTTCGCGGCGGCGGACACCGCGCGCAACCCGGAGCGAATGGTGACCTCGGTAGCGTTGCCGGTGATCTCGACCAGGCGCGCGGTGACTCCGTCGGCCGGATCGGTACGGCGGACGCTGCCCGAGGCGAGCGGATTGCCGGTGGCCTTGAGCGCACCCAGTTGTACGGTGCCCGCCGGCTCGATCTCCAAGAGTGACCCCGTCGCCGGCAGTCCGCCGTCGGCGGCCGGATCGACCACCACCGGTTGCAACGGCCGGTTGAACTCTGCGGCGCTGGGTGCGACGCCCGCGGCCCGCCAGTCGCCGGCGCCGGTGACCAGCGCGTAGTCGAATGTATGTGTCCAGTGCTGCAATTGGAAGTTGGATCCGTCCGGGGCGGTACGGCGTGGCGGGTCGATCCAGGTGCCCGACGGCCAGCCGGTGCAGGAGCGCATCAGTGAGGTGTGCAGGGTGCCGTCGGGCTCGATGGCGAAGCTCGGCACCCCACGGTTCAGCAGCGCGACGGTGCGGGCATCGAACGGCGCGGTCACCGCGGGGGCCTGCTGGGTGACGACGATCTCGGCGTCACCCAGGTCATCGACCACCGCCTCGAGGTCGCCGGCCAGGATCAGGACCGGCAAGGTACGCACCCCACGCAAGTCTGCACCGGGCACCCACTGTTCGGTCAACGGCGCGGTGGCAGGCACCCAGACGCGAGCCGATCCGGTTGCGTCGATCTGGCGTTTGAACTCGTCGGTGTAGGCGATGTCCGATTCGGCGAGAACAGCTGCGGTGAAGGGGTTTTCGTCCGGGCCGCCGAGCGCGAACCGGGTGTCGGGCAGGTTGGAGTCCACGGTGAGATCGCCGTATCGGGGTTTGTCGGCGGCGCTGCAGGTGGCCGTTACCCCGGCACGTACCAGGGCCACCATCAGATCCCGCGGGTCGGTGCCGTCGTCGGGAGTGACCACCTCGGCCACTGAAACGGCTCGCACCGCATCGACTCCGATGCATACCCGCACGGCCGAGGACAGCCCGAACCAACCGTAAGCCGGGTTGTCCAACGTCCACGGGTGTTGCGCCGCGTCCACCGCGTGGTGGGCCGAATGCTCATGCAGCAGCCCGAATCCCCGGCCGATCACGGCGTCGCCGACCTCGCTCACCGGTAGCGCGCCGGGCACCGGGCAGGGCCAACGCAACCGGACCAGGCGGTCCGCCCCGACGAACTCGTCGATGACAGTGCGGCAATCGACCCGGTCCACACCGGACCACAGTGTGATGATCTGGGTGTAGCTCAACAGATCCGCGATGCGGCCCCGCACGATCACCCGCTGCCCGAGCGCGCTCCGGTAGCACTGCACATCCTCGGCCGGAGCGGCCGAGGAACACACCACCGGCCCGGTGGGCAGCAGGTGCCAGGGCCCTTCCCCGGCCTCGGGGTGGGCCGAATACTCCTCGTAGACCGCCAGTTCGTTGCCGACGCCGCCGTCTGCGATGAGCTCTCGCCCGTCGTCGGTCAGCGAGCACACCCCGCCGCCGCGGGCCGCATCGACGCGTAGCCGGTAGCGCCCGTTGGCGATCTCGTCACCGGCCAGCGGTTCCCAGCCGCGCGCCGCGCCGGCGACGAATCGGTAGGACTGCCAGCCCAGCGACGGCACGTCACGGGCCAGCCAGCTCACCGTCGCTCCGTCGTGCTCGACCAGGACGGGAACCTCGTTGCCGTCGCTGTCGAACACGGCCCCGGGAAAGGGGGTGTCCAGGTGCGCGGTGACGATGTCGGTCCGGTTGTGCGCCACGGCGTTCCACACCACTACCGTCCTCAACCCCGGGTCGCTACGCTCCTGCCCACCGAAACCGTCGACGGCCTGCGACAACAGGCGCAAGGCATTGTCCCGCGCGGTGACGCCCAGATCCCAGGCGTCGCGCCAGCTGGTCAACAGGTCGAGGTAGACCTGATCGGATTCCGAGCCGGTGATGGCGTCGTGGTGCGCCCCGTAGGCCAGCTGCACCCAGGCCTTGGTCAGGGCGGCCTGCGGATAGTCCGCGCCGCCCAGCAGTCCGGCGAACACCGCGAACCGTTCGGCGTCGAGCACCGCGTCCTCGGCAGCCCGGTTGGCCTGCTTGGTGTCGATGTAGGAGACGTCCTTGCCGGTGTAGATCGGG encodes:
- a CDS encoding ABC transporter ATP-binding protein; translation: MGVQIDVTGLSKSFGSSKIWEDVTLTVPEGEVSVLLGPSGTGKSVFLKSLIGLLRPERGSIVIDGTNILECSAKELYEIRTLFGVLFQDGALFGSMNIYDNTAFPLREHTKKSESEIRNIVMEKLDLVGMPNDGHKFPGEISGGMRKRAGLARALVLDPKIILCDEPDSGLDPVRTAYLSQLLIDINAQIDATVLIVTHNINIARTVPDNIGMLFRKQLVMFGPREVLLTSEEPVVKQFLNGRRIGPIGMSEEKDEATAAAEQAMMEAGQHDGGVEEIEGVPPQLMATPGMPERKAVGRRQARVREILHTLPPAAQAAILDDLEGTHKYAVHEFGDEPTARHQRPVGDDDPTGVIEVPQQS
- the rplL gene encoding 50S ribosomal protein L7/L12; this translates as MAKLSTDELLDAFKEMTLLELSEFVKQFEEVFEVTAAAPVAVAAAGGAPAAAEAAEEQSEFDVILEGAGEKKIGVIKVVREIVSGLGLKEAKDLVDGAPKPLLEKVTKEAAEDAKSKLEAAGASVTVK
- the rplJ gene encoding 50S ribosomal protein L10, with the translated sequence MAKADKATAVADIAEQFKASTATVVTEYRGLTVANLAELRRSLGDSATYTVAKNTLVKRAASEAGIEGLDELFAGPTAIAFVQGEPVDAAKAIKKFAKDNKALVIKGGYMDGKALSVSEVEKIADLESREVLLAKLAGAMKGNLSKAAGLFNAPASQMARLAAALQEKKAGEEAA
- a CDS encoding DUF1772 domain-containing protein, with protein sequence MEEIVQMLAVIVTGPLLGVEFGVAAFTNPILQRLPDAAYRQARGTGAGILGTAMPFWYGGAIVLLIAAAVGSPGPLLITAVVLMGLVMLLSVTTLVPINNRVAAGFGGCDDAGEDAEQFHELARRWDRLHWLRVGLLAAAFVLLVVAG
- a CDS encoding winged helix-turn-helix transcriptional regulator, which translates into the protein MAVSKKEVGDCPIDATLSVIDGRWKGTILWRLADGPMRTAELRRSIPDITERMLIRHLHDLVDAGIIDRHDAGTVPPRVHYSISEYGKTLAPVLGALCEWGRTHMEIQKQKRQPRARAAAPTRPASPPSSAATTRSPRRNSSPA
- a CDS encoding ROK family protein; this translates as MTLTLALDIGGTKIAAGLVDAEGRLVHRAQLPTPDGDAETVWAVVEKLLGETMQTADGAATGVGVASAGPIDLPNGTVSPINIAEWQHFPIVDRVTDTTRLPVRLGGDGLCMALGEQWCGAGRGAQFLLGMVVSTGVGGGLVLDGAPYDGRTGNAGHVGHVVVAPDGGDPCACGGHGCVETVASGPSMVRWARTQGWAGTDAKVLGEAAAQGDGLAIKAFHRGARAVAAMIASVGAVCDLDLVVIGGGVAKSGALLFDPLRAALADYAGLEFLRGLRVVAAELGGDAGLVGAAALARG
- a CDS encoding DUF7158 domain-containing protein yields the protein MNPVTYAARVAGKPVFIKEIDDREATLRAGNRASALPRPGTSEGRQLRRWLTQLAVAERVVADEAAARGLSGHGAPGQDEVLPDTAARLEIGSVAAATLGTPLARAVFAEVTAAVDISDAQVIAYHARNPLRFAPIPGGPHGWRGRPVAPSLDQVHHRIAAHLRSASRRQAFRLWLDARCAALVELAPGYEHPGDPRQPDNTHKH
- a CDS encoding glycoside hydrolase family 38 N-terminal domain-containing protein; translation: MRVLSAETTELFAGPEDAPRQLVRVRYEGCTSPTPVRVDGDGLSGEAIATPGDSIVEVPIDVERGVPGEIRRARAGETTFDFTVAEPGWTMYMISHFHYDPVWWNTQAAYTSLWTEDPPGQCRQTNGFDLVHAHLEMARREPEYKFVLAEVDYLKPYWDARPEDRADLRRFIADGRVEIMGGTYNEPNTNLTSPETAIRNFVAGMGFQRDVMGADPATAWQLDVFGHDPQFPGMAADVGLTSSSWARGPHHQWGPMQNDGDPERMQFASEFEWIAPSGRGLLTHYMPAHYAAGWWMDSSASLAEAEESTYTLFTKLKRVALTRNVLLPVGTDYTPPNKWVTEIHRDWNSRYVWPKFVCALPSEFFTAVRAEADARGIMPSPQTRDMNPIYTGKDVSYIDTKQANRAAEDAVLDAERFAVFAGLLGGADYPQAALTKAWVQLAYGAHHDAITGSESDQVYLDLLTSWRDAWDLGVTARDNALRLLSQAVDGFGGQERSDPGLRTVVVWNAVAHNRTDIVTAHLDTPFPGAVFDSDGNEVPVLVEHDGATVSWLARDVPSLGWQSYRFVAGAARGWEPLAGDEIANGRYRLRVDAARGGGVCSLTDDGRELIADGGVGNELAVYEEYSAHPEAGEGPWHLLPTGPVVCSSAAPAEDVQCYRSALGQRVIVRGRIADLLSYTQIITLWSGVDRVDCRTVIDEFVGADRLVRLRWPCPVPGALPVSEVGDAVIGRGFGLLHEHSAHHAVDAAQHPWTLDNPAYGWFGLSSAVRVCIGVDAVRAVSVAEVVTPDDGTDPRDLMVALVRAGVTATCSAADKPRYGDLTVDSNLPDTRFALGGPDENPFTAAVLAESDIAYTDEFKRQIDATGSARVWVPATAPLTEQWVPGADLRGVRTLPVLILAGDLEAVVDDLGDAEIVVTQQAPAVTAPFDARTVALLNRGVPSFAIEPDGTLHTSLMRSCTGWPSGTWIDPPRRTAPDGSNFQLQHWTHTFDYALVTGAGDWRAAGVAPSAAEFNRPLQPVVVDPAADGGLPATGSLLEIEPAGTVQLGALKATGNPLASGSVRRTDPADGVTARLVEITGNATEVTIRSGLRAVSAAANLNLLEEPAPERPSDLSLHGYQIATIAAQFNLPKVLRGEHRPLAPEAEAAQPLYARYWLHNRGPAPLGGLPAVAYLHPESVAAQPGTDVVVRLTAASDCTDAALHGRVRLSGPPGWEVQPAELPYVLPPGEYLETDVVLSVPAGAGPGLYPLRAELTVTGSGSDALPPSWRQVVEDVCILTIGEPSGAQVLKLVSEPQSVDITAGETARLSMTIGTDALAALSAEAHLISPWGTWEWMGPAAVGVEVPASGTAEIGFDIAPPSWVESGEWWALIRVGCAGRLVYSPAVKVTVR